In one Mesosutterella faecium genomic region, the following are encoded:
- the argH gene encoding argininosuccinate lyase, producing the protein MAERIHRGKIKTPPDPLVVKYLITPGIENDIKYRYQAFLDCNKAHVLMLMRQKIVTREVASAILKCNRDMAAMGDKPDFPIDPNREDFYFNLEAHLIEQVGIEIGGQQHTARSRNDLYATCARLAVRNSYFEICRIFNRMRQAIIEVARANEDAVYAGYTHMQPSEPITFAHYCSAVLNGLQRDYRRIAHCYEGLNLCPLGGGSMGSTTWNIDRNYTSKMLGFDAPVDNSIDCVATRDFITDILAALSIAANTLSRFCQDLYVWATPDYGYIEVSDSCAVCSSIMPQKKNPWVLEHIKAKAAHVEGCFMSALNVMKNVIYSHCEDMCGESANYFFPALQEMKMMCELMEVSIRGITVKKERMLENAKGDFCTVTELANALVRKDGISFRMAHDIVAQVVAHMLETHKRADEIGTDVVNPIYMKLFNRTTGMTDEEIRAALDPVAIAYAKKCIGGTAPEEVERQLNNRQKALDQDNAELKERMDRVAAAKAALEQAVTEAIA; encoded by the coding sequence ATGGCTGAAAGAATTCATCGCGGCAAAATCAAGACTCCGCCGGATCCGCTGGTTGTCAAATACCTGATCACCCCGGGCATAGAAAACGACATCAAGTACCGCTACCAGGCTTTCCTTGACTGCAACAAGGCCCATGTCCTGATGCTCATGCGCCAGAAGATCGTCACGCGCGAAGTGGCCAGCGCCATTTTGAAGTGCAACCGCGACATGGCCGCAATGGGCGACAAGCCGGACTTTCCGATCGATCCCAACCGCGAAGACTTCTATTTCAATCTCGAGGCGCACCTGATTGAGCAGGTGGGCATCGAAATAGGAGGCCAGCAGCACACGGCCCGCTCGAGGAACGACCTGTACGCGACCTGCGCGAGGCTTGCGGTCCGCAACTCCTACTTCGAAATCTGCCGCATCTTCAACCGGATGCGCCAGGCGATCATCGAGGTGGCCCGCGCGAACGAGGACGCGGTCTACGCCGGCTACACGCACATGCAGCCCTCGGAGCCGATCACCTTCGCGCACTACTGCTCGGCGGTTTTAAACGGGCTGCAGCGCGACTACAGGCGCATCGCTCACTGCTACGAGGGGCTCAACCTCTGCCCGCTGGGCGGCGGCTCCATGGGCAGCACCACCTGGAACATCGACAGGAACTACACCTCGAAGATGCTGGGCTTTGACGCCCCGGTCGACAATTCGATCGACTGCGTGGCCACCCGCGACTTCATCACCGACATCCTCGCCGCGCTGTCCATCGCCGCGAACACCCTGAGCCGCTTCTGCCAGGACCTCTACGTTTGGGCGACGCCCGACTACGGCTACATCGAGGTGTCCGACAGCTGCGCGGTCTGCTCCTCGATCATGCCCCAGAAGAAGAACCCTTGGGTGCTGGAGCACATCAAGGCGAAGGCGGCCCACGTCGAGGGCTGCTTCATGAGCGCTCTCAACGTGATGAAGAACGTTATCTACTCGCACTGCGAGGACATGTGCGGGGAGTCCGCCAACTACTTCTTCCCGGCTCTGCAGGAAATGAAGATGATGTGCGAGCTGATGGAGGTGAGCATCAGGGGGATCACCGTGAAGAAGGAGCGGATGCTGGAAAACGCCAAGGGTGACTTCTGCACCGTGACCGAGCTCGCGAACGCCCTGGTCCGCAAGGACGGCATCAGCTTCCGCATGGCCCACGACATCGTGGCCCAGGTGGTCGCTCACATGCTTGAGACCCACAAGAGGGCGGACGAGATCGGCACCGATGTCGTGAATCCGATCTATATGAAGCTTTTCAACCGCACGACCGGCATGACCGACGAGGAAATCCGCGCCGCCCTGGATCCGGTTGCGATCGCCTATGCGAAGAAATGCATCGGAGGAACCGCTCCTGAAGAGGTCGAGCGGCAGCTCAACAACCGCCAGAAGGCGCTTGACCAGGACAACGCCGAGCTGAAGGAAAGGATGGACCGCGTCGCTGCGGCCAAGGCCGCGCTTGAGCAGGCCGTGACCGAAGCCATCGCCTGA
- a CDS encoding LysR family transcriptional regulator, whose protein sequence is MDYELPNLEFLRAFNTVAEVRVLKKAAQRLGLTSSAVSQALSKLEAQLGAELFEHDVRPLKLTPAGSRLLESSRRLVAEAEQLASQVSNHSLKEFALRLGIGETATATIGPWLVADLIGRVRKLETRTLLARPLSDELRAGALDVIISPDSLLTEERWAHCGLYEEDFLFASARSIPLPRTPEELQLISVKYPFITYAGGSSDEVVMSRILRSMNVHPFGRVTASASYMLVGLVSQQEGWTIIPPTNLWCGRQFLKDVHAGPLPGGRRVTRTMWAVSDRLLLPEMLEVVAEAATAAFRDRMMRELEGISPLLKKSCRLLCSKGSDQYNVL, encoded by the coding sequence ATGGACTACGAACTGCCCAATCTGGAGTTTCTCCGCGCCTTCAACACCGTGGCAGAAGTGCGGGTTCTGAAAAAGGCGGCCCAGCGTCTGGGGCTCACCTCCTCGGCGGTCTCCCAGGCCCTTTCGAAGCTCGAGGCCCAGCTCGGAGCGGAGCTTTTCGAGCACGACGTGAGGCCGCTCAAGCTCACGCCCGCGGGCTCGCGGCTTCTGGAGTCGAGCCGGCGGCTCGTCGCGGAGGCCGAGCAGCTCGCCAGCCAGGTCTCCAACCACTCGCTCAAGGAATTCGCGCTGCGGCTCGGAATCGGCGAAACCGCGACCGCGACGATCGGGCCCTGGCTCGTGGCCGACCTCATAGGGCGCGTGAGAAAGCTGGAGACCAGGACGCTGCTTGCCAGGCCCCTGAGCGACGAGCTTCGGGCCGGGGCGCTCGACGTCATCATCTCGCCCGACTCGCTTCTCACCGAAGAGCGCTGGGCCCACTGCGGACTCTACGAGGAAGACTTCCTTTTCGCCTCCGCGCGCTCCATCCCCCTGCCCCGCACGCCGGAAGAGCTGCAGCTCATCAGCGTGAAATACCCCTTCATCACCTACGCCGGGGGCAGCTCCGACGAGGTGGTGATGTCGCGCATCCTCCGCTCCATGAATGTCCACCCCTTCGGGCGCGTGACGGCGAGCGCGAGCTACATGCTGGTGGGGCTCGTCTCCCAGCAGGAGGGCTGGACGATCATCCCGCCCACGAACCTCTGGTGCGGCCGCCAGTTCCTGAAGGACGTGCACGCGGGGCCGCTGCCCGGCGGCCGCCGGGTGACGAGGACCATGTGGGCGGTCTCCGACAGGCTGCTGCTGCCAGAGATGCTCGAGGTGGTCGCCGAAGCGGCCACGGCCGCGTTCAGGGACCGGATGATGCGCGAGCTCGAAGGCATCTCCCCGCTTCTCAAAAAGAGCTGCAGGCTGCTGTGCAGCAAAGGCTCCGATCAATACAATGTGCTTTAA
- a CDS encoding aspartate ammonia-lyase translates to MTTTRIEKDCLGEMEIPNDQYYGIQTHRMVKVSGAAGVPVIAYPEMHRALFHIKKCCALANADIGALEPEVAQAIAKAADLALQGRFDDQFPLDMWQGGGYTCVNMNVNEVLGNAANEILTGHKGQDRVHPNTHVNKAQSTNDTIPSATHLAMAPGIDKIIDGLDKLQASFAKKAEEFKDVVKVGRTCWQDALPLTLGQEFSGYASLMGRLAAKLRAARPGCFELVMGGSAVGTGLGADPGYMEALYRHLSEEYGETVRPMDNLFDGFQNSDFVVTVSGLVKEVAASLSKICKDLRLMSSGPRSGFMEIGLPALSPGSSIMPGKINPTVPEMVIQIAHQVIGNDVAITVAYDEGELDLNVWDSTFYKCIMENLRLVGEELVILRRDCVDGITANRARCQQEADRSVALSTVVAATFGYPEGVRVAHYCEQHNGTVKQAVVDMGLMTKEEAGRMIDPMLMTEPAQMARAIAQFKASKKA, encoded by the coding sequence ATGACGACAACCCGCATTGAAAAAGACTGTCTGGGCGAGATGGAGATTCCGAACGACCAGTACTACGGCATTCAGACCCACCGCATGGTGAAGGTTTCCGGGGCGGCCGGAGTTCCCGTGATCGCCTACCCCGAGATGCACCGGGCGCTGTTTCACATCAAGAAGTGCTGCGCACTTGCCAACGCCGACATCGGGGCCCTTGAGCCCGAAGTCGCCCAGGCGATCGCCAAGGCCGCCGATCTCGCGCTTCAGGGGCGCTTCGACGACCAGTTCCCGCTCGACATGTGGCAGGGCGGAGGCTACACCTGCGTCAACATGAACGTGAACGAGGTGCTCGGCAACGCCGCAAACGAGATCCTCACCGGCCACAAGGGCCAGGACCGCGTCCACCCGAACACCCACGTGAACAAGGCCCAGTCCACCAACGACACCATTCCCTCGGCCACCCACCTCGCGATGGCCCCCGGAATCGACAAAATCATCGACGGACTGGACAAGCTGCAGGCGAGCTTCGCGAAGAAGGCCGAAGAATTCAAGGACGTCGTGAAGGTCGGCCGCACCTGCTGGCAGGACGCGCTGCCCTTGACGTTGGGCCAGGAGTTCTCGGGCTACGCCTCTCTCATGGGGCGGCTGGCCGCGAAGCTGCGCGCCGCGCGGCCCGGCTGCTTCGAGCTCGTGATGGGCGGCAGCGCCGTGGGCACGGGGCTTGGAGCGGATCCGGGCTACATGGAGGCGCTCTACCGCCACCTCTCCGAAGAGTACGGCGAGACGGTGCGCCCGATGGACAACCTCTTTGACGGCTTCCAGAACTCCGACTTCGTGGTCACGGTCTCGGGGCTCGTGAAGGAAGTGGCCGCGTCGCTGTCCAAGATCTGCAAGGACCTGCGGCTCATGAGCAGCGGCCCGCGCTCGGGCTTCATGGAAATCGGCCTGCCCGCGCTCTCTCCGGGAAGCTCCATCATGCCCGGCAAGATCAACCCGACGGTGCCCGAGATGGTGATCCAGATCGCGCACCAGGTGATCGGCAACGATGTGGCGATCACGGTGGCCTACGACGAGGGCGAGCTCGACCTCAACGTCTGGGACTCGACCTTCTACAAGTGCATCATGGAGAACCTCAGGCTCGTGGGCGAGGAGCTCGTCATCCTTCGGCGCGACTGCGTCGACGGCATCACGGCGAACCGCGCCCGCTGCCAGCAGGAGGCCGACCGCTCCGTCGCCCTTTCGACCGTGGTCGCGGCGACCTTCGGCTATCCGGAAGGGGTGCGGGTCGCCCATTACTGCGAGCAGCACAACGGGACCGTGAAGCAGGCGGTGGTCGACATGGGCCTCATGACAAAGGAAGAGGCCGGGCGGATGATCGACCCCATGCTGATGACCGAGCCGGCACAGATGGCCCGCGCGATCGCGCAGTTCAAGGCTTCGAAAAAGGCCTGA
- a CDS encoding LysR family transcriptional regulator, producing the protein MAARNEYPEISTLRAFSITAREGSAARAAKILGVSQPAISIAIQKLEGMIGLPLFDRSSRPMQLTAAGRLLKNRADPILGQLESIASEVKSAVKSGGLDLRVGFSDSYSGCVSPYMLPRLVSRVKNLYAYSHSTPQIVRMLLEDKVDIAVATKFPRENPDISGLVLLTEKFLVVTPKKYEGKIHSVCDLQKLQAQLPVIRFNDASLDRIQIERVLRQCSIQSERVIAADINGSVLELVNSGTGWTIMSPLSLWMAHDHMANIACHEIEGLKATRSFYVLYRSPVYRSLANFIHEESLSILKEIVLPAIARVSPFLSESVTCAKD; encoded by the coding sequence ATGGCCGCCAGAAACGAATATCCGGAAATATCAACACTGCGGGCTTTTTCCATCACGGCCCGGGAGGGAAGCGCCGCCCGGGCGGCGAAAATCCTCGGGGTGTCGCAGCCGGCGATTTCAATTGCAATCCAGAAGCTCGAAGGGATGATCGGGCTGCCGCTGTTTGACCGCAGCTCCCGGCCCATGCAGCTCACCGCCGCCGGGCGGCTCCTTAAAAACCGAGCGGACCCGATTCTGGGGCAGCTCGAGAGCATCGCCTCCGAAGTAAAGAGTGCCGTGAAAAGCGGCGGACTCGACCTGCGGGTGGGATTTTCCGACTCCTACAGCGGCTGCGTCTCCCCCTACATGCTCCCCAGGCTCGTCTCCCGGGTGAAGAATCTCTACGCCTACAGCCACTCCACGCCCCAGATCGTGCGGATGCTGCTCGAAGACAAGGTGGACATCGCAGTTGCAACCAAGTTCCCGCGCGAAAACCCGGACATCAGCGGGCTTGTCCTCCTCACGGAAAAATTCCTCGTCGTAACCCCGAAAAAATACGAGGGGAAGATCCATTCGGTCTGCGACCTGCAGAAACTGCAGGCGCAGCTTCCGGTCATCCGCTTCAACGACGCGAGCCTCGACCGGATCCAGATCGAGCGGGTGCTGCGCCAGTGCAGCATACAAAGCGAGCGGGTCATCGCGGCCGACATCAACGGCTCCGTCCTCGAGCTTGTGAACAGCGGCACGGGCTGGACCATCATGAGCCCCTTAAGCCTTTGGATGGCGCACGATCACATGGCCAATATCGCCTGCCACGAAATCGAAGGCCTCAAGGCCACAAGATCCTTTTACGTGCTCTACAGAAGCCCGGTCTACAGAAGCCTCGCCAATTTCATCCATGAAGAGTCTCTTTCGATCCTGAAGGAGATCGTCCTGCCGGCAATCGCCCGCGTCTCGCCCTTCCTTTCTGAGTCGGTCACGTGCGCCAAGGATTGA